GCCCGCGCCATACCGGACGGGATCTCTTTCGAGGAAGCGGCCACGCTGCCCGTCGCGGCCCTCACAGCGCTCAACGGCCTGCGGCGATGCGGCGACCTCGCCGGGAAGGCCGTGCTGATCAACGGCGCGACCGGCGGCGTCGGCCATTTCGCCCTCCGGATCGCGAAGGCCCGGGGGGCGTCGGTGACGGCGGTTTGCAGCGCCCGGAACATGGATTTCGCGCGGGAGCTCGGCGCCGACGTGGTTATCGACTACGCTTCGCACGACGTCACCCTGGACCGGAAGGCCTACGACATCGTCTTCGACGCCCACGCAAGCCTCGGCTTCGCGAAGGCAGCCCGGATCCTCTCTCCCGATGGGGTCTACGCCACCACCCTGCCGACTCCCGGTGTGCTCGCCCGCCTGCTTTGGAGGAAGATGCTCGGGGGGCGGCGGATCGTCGCGGCCAACATGCGCGCGCGCCCCGAGGATTACATGGAAATGGAGCTGCTGATCCGGGAAGGAAAGGTGCGGCCGGTCATAGGGGCGGTATTCCCGCTTCGCGAAGGCGCCCGGGCGTTCGACGCCCTTGAAAGCGTTCACGTCCGCGGAAAGATCGTCCTCGTGACGGACCTGGCATCGATCCCGGGAGCGGGGGCGGCCGCTTGACGGATTTCGTCGAGATCGGGGGGATCGTCGGGGAGACGGGGCGGGTCAGGATCATTCCCTGACGATAGCGGTTGCCTTCCCGCCCTTCAGACCTGCAGCGCCTGCGTGCGGAAGCGTCGGCATGCAGTATTACGTCGTCTCCCTGTCCGCATGCGGCGTCGCACGCTTCCCTGTCTTGACCGCCATGCCATCCTCAAGAATGATCCTTGCCATTGCCGCCACGCTGCGGCGATCAAGGTCGGCCATACGCACAAGCGCAGCCAT
This region of Thermodesulfobacteriota bacterium genomic DNA includes:
- a CDS encoding NAD(P)-dependent alcohol dehydrogenase; the protein is MMALFLTSYGGPEVLRYGELPDPSPTRGELLVAVKAASLNPLDFKIRRGDIRVVTGSRFPKVLGADFAGVVREAGRGVSGFRPGDAVYGFTPLHLRKPGAHAEFVPVDARRARAIPDGISFEEAATLPVAALTALNGLRRCGDLAGKAVLINGATGGVGHFALRIAKARGASVTAVCSARNMDFARELGADVVIDYASHDVTLDRKAYDIVFDAHASLGFAKAARILSPDGVYATTLPTPGVLARLLWRKMLGGRRIVAANMRARPEDYMEMELLIREGKVRPVIGAVFPLREGARAFDALESVHVRGKIVLVTDLASIPGAGAAA